Part of the Benincasa hispida cultivar B227 chromosome 12, ASM972705v1, whole genome shotgun sequence genome is shown below.
TCTACTCAGATTTGTCCAAAAATCAGATCCATTCTGCAGGTCAGCCTTTAAACACCTCAGCTGTTTCTGTTCTATGGCCCCTCCACATCAAGATTGGTTTAAAGCTAATGTTGATGCCGGCTGGAGATCTTCTTTTAATCTAACTGGTATTGGTGTTTCTATTCGAGACTCATCGGGTTCTTTAGTTGCTACGGTTGCCTccatattgaatataatttttCCTGAGACTCTAGCTGAAATTCGAGCCATACTTGAAGGAATCAAAGTTGCTTCTAGGATACTTCTCTTGTCGAGGGTACTACTGAGTAAACTCATGTTGGCTTCAATGatataaatttgtaaatttaataaGTTTTGTAAAATGGGATGATTCCTccaaattaacaaaaaattaaaataaaaattatacaaGATACTTATGAACAACTTTAGGTTAGGTTCCattaatgctttttttttttagtgcagGACAACTATAAAGATAGGAGATCGAACCTTcgatttttaataaaaaatgtcaTGTCAATTACCGTTGAATTAAATTTACTTAGTAATGCTCCTGAACTAGATTGACTTCattttaacccaaaaaaataacaaatcttTTCCCCTCAAAAGTTTTAATTGTGAGAGGATGAAAACATTATTTTATCTTaatgttcaaattatattacTTCTTTGGTATTCATTTTACGTCTTCTCATCAGACTGTATTTGCATCTATCATATTTGAAGCTAAGCTAAtgaaattacttttttaaacaatttcaatttgtttattaaaatgaaaattttgaaatattaaagcTTAACAAAATTGATATCTTTACTAGTTCACCCATTGAGTTATgtttattttcataatataatctcaaattttagaagtataaattaatttattttcttttatctttttctagtacaacaattttaaaaatagtaagAGAGAGGGAGTATATGTCCACCATTTATAATTTCCATACAATATTTGTTGGTtgtagtagtttttttttttaaaaaaaaaaattaatataggTAGGAGGATCGAACCTTTGATCTAGGGTTGACAAAAATCCCCACGAGATCAGGGCTCCGCGGGTACTCACCCCAATCGGAGTAAGAAATCCCTAATTTGACCAGGAATGAGATCAATCTGGGAACACAAAACAAGCCCCGAACCGTGGACGGGACCTACCTCGTCCCCGACCCCAATCCTGccttttatatttttactttttaaaaaaaattatttcataacTTAATTAACTCTAActttgtattaaatttaaaattaaaaaaatgctaaatggtttctttattattaatttaaataaacaaaacaataataatactaaCTTGTTAtcttaaatatttacaatttcaatgtaaaaaataatttatttaaataaaaaaaatagaagacaGAAAATTTTTTCCCATGTGGACCTGATTCTCGAAATAAGATTCTCTGACTTCAACTCTAACTTTAGAAAATGGAGAATGGAACAGGAATGAGGATTAAAAATTCCCACGAGGACGAGGATGGAGAGTGCATCCTCGACCTCGTCCCGTTATGCTGACAACCCTACTTTGACCTTAAggttaataaaatatgttaattgAGGTATATGTAGGTTGTAGTAGTTTGGACTTGGCAAtagaaaacaaatatatatatacgttTTTTAATCCTTAATTTATCGTAAGTTGTATTAATTAACATGTATTCTTCATAGTGATTTCTATCTTCCCAATTGTCTACGTAATTGtcatgaaaaaagaaaaaaataataatcgtacacaatatttaaaatatcaataacaatgaaaTATTGAAaccttaattttatgaaaattttgataaaatatcgataaaattttgattttgatgaatatttctgaaaaaattataaaaataaaaaatttaaaaaataaacttaaattaataaataaatattttatgatttttaaataagttaatagatctattatttatattatatttattagtaatatttttattatttaattattatgtttggTAGATTTTTATATGATACCATGAAAATATCTACAAATATTGTCGAAAATATCGGCACGTACAGAAATTTAGTACTACAATTTTACGACATTTCTctaaaaaagggggaaaaaaagataatttgcCATTTCTTCCTCAAAAACTTGGGACTAAAAACCtagtttgacaaaaaaaaaaaaaaaaaaaatgtcttccGTCGCACACGGTTTGTTGTTTTTGTACTAAAACGACGCGTGGGAACCTATCGAAACGTATAATCGGAATTATCCTCATAATTTTGTATTAGGGGCACTTTCGAGTTTCTTCATCTGGAATTAGTCCGTTCGTCGATCCCACGGTTGGATTTTCTTAATTTCTCTCTTCCAATTCGAATCCTCTCCTAATTATTACAGAATGTTTCCCAATCGGCTCTGAAATTTGAACTCCGGTCATCTTCCGGTTTCTCATTCCGATTTCGCACTCCGTTGATGATTTCTCATCGCTTCCTTTTGCGAGATCAGAATCAGGAGCAGACATGTCTTGGAATGTCTTCAAATTCTGCACGGCACTGCGTGCTTTGGGTTTCATCATGATCCTCTTAGTTCTAGGTATAGTCGGTCTCTCCTATTACGCTTTGGTCGTCGTCAACTATGGTCCGGCTCTCTTTCGCGGAGGCCTCAATTCGCTTACCGCTCTCCTAGTCTTGCTCTTGTTTCATTCTTTGGTAAtctatttttcctctttttagCTGCAATTCCATTTGCATACTAGGCCAACTTAATTTGACTTTCCACAATTTAGCTACTTGGAGACCTCAGCAGTtcctgatttttctttttcctattcTTTTTATCGTCTTTGTATTGCGAATTTCGAATTTGCTTTAAGATGAGTTGCTTAGGAAATGTGAACTTGTAGAAATCTTAACATTCTAATGCAGAAATTTATTGCTTATTGTATATTGTTTCATATTAGTTTTGGAGCTTGGCAGGTTAAAATTTCAGCTGAATCTTCTAATTTCTTTAGAGTCCAAACTTAACATTACCTTGTAGATTCGTTAATTGCTCTAGGTGACCACCGtttgctttttcttttatctctttGTTAGCTCATAGAAGGGCTTTATGCAGAGAATAGAATATCTCTGGGATTCTTCTTTTTGGTTTGTTTAGGAAAACGCCGGTGCTTCGGGCCAAAATAACTAAAAAGAGAATAAAACACTATGCCTTATTACCAAATTGAAATAATGTGTTGTGGTA
Proteins encoded:
- the LOC120067397 gene encoding uncharacterized protein LOC120067397 — its product is MAPPHQDWFKANVDAGWRSSFNLTGIGVSIRDSSGSLVATVASILNIIFPETLAEIRAILEGIKVASRILLLSRKMENGTGMRIKNSHEDEDGECILDLVPLC